One window of Elaeis guineensis isolate ETL-2024a chromosome 11, EG11, whole genome shotgun sequence genomic DNA carries:
- the LOC140852630 gene encoding uncharacterized protein, with product MLELREQATREVGSDGDTGSQQVCLMTDDTILDTVLGRQLGSDHSMRSKKSRSSSSGRSDDASVPEAVRTSMSMMQDQISYWMNRSQTLERIVAAVVGRLGIDASELAPLQSHDAASAPPSRHISGQGSMPGGGNEANESDHT from the coding sequence atgttagaattgagagagcaggcgacgagggaggtgggatctgatggtgatactggatcgcagcaggtttgtttgatgacagatgatacgattttggataccgtcctcgggcGACAGCTAGGATCTGatcatagcatgcggtccaaaaaatcacgcagttcgtcatccggccggtctgatgatgcatcggtgccagaggcagttaggacatccatgagcatgatgcaagatcagattagttactggatgaatcgtagtcagacgctcgagaggatcgtagctgcggtggtgggacggctcggtattgatgcttctgaattagcacctctacagtcacatgatgccgcctctgcaccaccatcgcgacacatatcgggtcagggatcgatgcctggaggagggaacgaggccaatgagtcagatcatacttag